The Halichoerus grypus chromosome 15, mHalGry1.hap1.1, whole genome shotgun sequence genome includes a window with the following:
- the LOC118532504 gene encoding uncharacterized protein LOC118532504 isoform X2: MCGPVLRDIFHLAAHQGKENSQKLLRCGACGKRFYFITDFRKREKQHMGEKPFRSRVDRASVVKSWGFHGSGKPLTCGEVQKDFLSGSGHLQQEATHTGEKPHTVTQCRATLQSRKSHDTWGECKNAFGPKHTHIQDQGVHLGRQSFVCGECGKAFRYKSLFAIHQRYHTGKTYEFGQCVKSLRQTPTLNEHGKTHSASRQYTCSKCGKSLGRKSVLIDPQGWHSGVKSYVCSGCAKAVSCSSVLITHSVESGEGFYKCRGCAKSFPSMSALSYHQKSHAGKRRYECSDCAKSFTSSSALRSHQIVHTGQKPYKCSACGKSFVRNSSLRYHQAIHSGERPFECNECGKSFMSSNGLRYHHNVHNGVKPYKCHECGKSFMSSSCLRLHQTIHTGEKPYKCDECGKSLASSYSLRSHQRLHTGERPYVCIECGKSFLHKVTLSKHIKLHSGERPYECNECGKSFTTRYTLRYHQRIHTGQKPYQCIECGKSCTTSSDLRSHQRVHTGERPYECSECGKSFTRNSAFRYHQRLHTGERPYECCECGKSYTSSAALRSHQSVHTGQKPYECCECGKSFTTSSALRYHQRFHTGLKPYKCSECGKSFTTSKQLRVHQVVHSGERPYECPECSKSFSRKHTLNTHKKLHSGERPYECNECGKSFTVSSTLRLHQRLHTGERPYACNECGKSFTGSSALRSHQSVHTGERPYECRECGKSFISHNGFRYHCNLHTAGKI, from the coding sequence ATGTGTGGTCCAGTCTTGAGAGACATTTTCCACTTGGCTGCGcaccagggaaaagaaaacagccaGAAACTGTTGAGGTGTGGGGCCTGTGGGAAACGATTTTATTTCATTACTGACTTCAGAAAACGTGAGAAACAGCACATGGGAGAGAAACCCTTCAGAAGCCGTGTGGACAGGGCCTCTGTTGTGAAGAGCTGGGGATTCCATGGTTCAGGAAAGCCCCTTACCTGTGGAGAAGTTCAGAAGGACTTCCTGTCTGGCTCAGGGCATCTGCAGCAAGAGGCCACTCATACTGGGGAGAAGCCACACACGGTCACCCAGTGCAGGGCAACTTTACAAAGCAGAAAAAGTCATGACACCTGGGGAGAATGCAAGAACGCCTTTGgtcccaaacacacacatattcagGACCAGGGTGTCCACCTTGGAAGACAGTCCTTTGTGTGCGGTGAATGCGGGAAAGCATTCAGGTACAAATCCTTATTTGCCATACACCAGAGATACCATACTGGAAAAACATACGAGTTTGGTCAATGTGTAAAATCCCTTAGGCAGACACCAACCCTGAATGAACATGGAAAGACTCACAGTGCATCCAGACAGTACACGTGCAGCAAATGTGGGAAGTCCTTAGGCCGTAAATCTGTCCTCATTGATCCCCAGGGATGGCACAGTGGAGTGAAGAGTTATGTTTGCAGTGGATGTGCAAAAGCTGTTAGCTGTAGCTCAGTGTTGATTACTCATAGTGTTGAGTCTGGAGAAGGGTTTTATAAGTGTCGtggctgtgcaaaatcttttccCTCTATGTCTGCCCTCTCATATCATCAGAAATCTCATGCAGGGAAAAGACGGTATGAGTGCAGTGATTGTGCGAAATCTTTTACCAGTAGTTCTGCCCTCCGTTCTCACCAGATAGTTCACACTGGTCAAAAGCCTTATAAATGCAGTGCATGTGGGAAATCTTTTGTTCGTAATTCTTCCCTACGTTATCACCAGGCAATTCATAGTGGAGAAAGGCCGTTTGAGTGTAACGAATGTGGCAAATCTTTTATGAGTAGTAATGGCCTCCGGTATCACCATAATGTTCACAACGGAGTGAAGCCTTATAAGTGCCATGAATGTGGCAAATCTTTTATGAGTAGTTCTTGCCTTCGTTTACATCAGACCattcacactggagaaaagccTTATAAGTGTGATGAGTGTGGGAAATCCCTTGCTAGTAGTTATTCCCTCCGTTCCCACCAGAGACTTCAtactggagaaaggccttatgtGTGTAttgaatgtgggaaatcctttCTCCATAAAGTTACCCTTAGTAAACACATAAAGCTTCACTCAGGTGAACGGCCTTATgagtgtaatgaatgtgggaaatcttttactACTAGATATACCCTCCGTTATCACCAGCGAATTCATACTGGACAAAAGCCTTATCAGTGCattgaatgtgggaaatcttgtACTACTAGTTCTGACCTCCGTAGTCAccagagagttcacactggagaaaggccttatgagtgcagtgaatgtgggaaatcttttactCGTAATTCTGCCTTCCGTTATCACCAGAGacttcacactggagaaaggccttatgagtgctgtgaatgtgggaaatcttaTACTAGTAGTGCTGCCCTCCGTTCACACCAGAGTGTTCACACTGGACAAAAGCCTTATGAATGctgtgaatgtgggaaatcttttaccACTAGTTCTGCCCTCCGTTATCACCAGAGATTTCACACTGGACTAAAGCCTTATAAGTGCAGCGAATGTGGCAAATCTTTTACCACTAGTAAACAGCTCCGTGTTCACCAGGTAGTTCACAGTGGAGAGAGGCCTTATGAATGCCCTGAATGTAGCAAATCCTTTTCACGAAAACATACACTCAATACACACAAAAAGCTTCACTCAGGTGAACGGCCTTATgagtgtaatgaatgtgggaaatcaTTTACTGTTAGTTCTACCCTCCGTTTGCACCAGAGACTTCAtactggagaaaggccttatgcgtgtaatgaatgtgggaaatcttttactGGTAGTTCTGCCCTCCGTTCGCACCAGAGtgttcacactggagaaaggccttatgaatgccgtgaatgtgggaaatcttttatcAGTCATAATGGTTTTAGATACCATTGCAATCTTCACACTGcaggaaagatttaa
- the LOC118532504 gene encoding uncharacterized protein LOC118532504 isoform X1 gives MAAAARRAPAQGGVTFEDIAVYFSWKEWKLLDETQRRLYHHVMLENFTLISSLGCCCGAEDEEAPFAQSTSVGVSQTRTPKAAQSCRKTHPCEMCGPVLRDIFHLAAHQGKENSQKLLRCGACGKRFYFITDFRKREKQHMGEKPFRSRVDRASVVKSWGFHGSGKPLTCGEVQKDFLSGSGHLQQEATHTGEKPHTVTQCRATLQSRKSHDTWGECKNAFGPKHTHIQDQGVHLGRQSFVCGECGKAFRYKSLFAIHQRYHTGKTYEFGQCVKSLRQTPTLNEHGKTHSASRQYTCSKCGKSLGRKSVLIDPQGWHSGVKSYVCSGCAKAVSCSSVLITHSVESGEGFYKCRGCAKSFPSMSALSYHQKSHAGKRRYECSDCAKSFTSSSALRSHQIVHTGQKPYKCSACGKSFVRNSSLRYHQAIHSGERPFECNECGKSFMSSNGLRYHHNVHNGVKPYKCHECGKSFMSSSCLRLHQTIHTGEKPYKCDECGKSLASSYSLRSHQRLHTGERPYVCIECGKSFLHKVTLSKHIKLHSGERPYECNECGKSFTTRYTLRYHQRIHTGQKPYQCIECGKSCTTSSDLRSHQRVHTGERPYECSECGKSFTRNSAFRYHQRLHTGERPYECCECGKSYTSSAALRSHQSVHTGQKPYECCECGKSFTTSSALRYHQRFHTGLKPYKCSECGKSFTTSKQLRVHQVVHSGERPYECPECSKSFSRKHTLNTHKKLHSGERPYECNECGKSFTVSSTLRLHQRLHTGERPYACNECGKSFTGSSALRSHQSVHTGERPYECRECGKSFISHNGFRYHCNLHTAGKI, from the coding sequence GTTGTTGCTGTGGAGCAGAGGATGAGGAGGCACCCTTTGCCCAGAGCACTTCGGTAGGCGTGTCACAGACCAGGACGCCCAAGGCAGCTCAGTCTTGCCGGAAGACCCACCCCTGTGAGATGTGTGGTCCAGTCTTGAGAGACATTTTCCACTTGGCTGCGcaccagggaaaagaaaacagccaGAAACTGTTGAGGTGTGGGGCCTGTGGGAAACGATTTTATTTCATTACTGACTTCAGAAAACGTGAGAAACAGCACATGGGAGAGAAACCCTTCAGAAGCCGTGTGGACAGGGCCTCTGTTGTGAAGAGCTGGGGATTCCATGGTTCAGGAAAGCCCCTTACCTGTGGAGAAGTTCAGAAGGACTTCCTGTCTGGCTCAGGGCATCTGCAGCAAGAGGCCACTCATACTGGGGAGAAGCCACACACGGTCACCCAGTGCAGGGCAACTTTACAAAGCAGAAAAAGTCATGACACCTGGGGAGAATGCAAGAACGCCTTTGgtcccaaacacacacatattcagGACCAGGGTGTCCACCTTGGAAGACAGTCCTTTGTGTGCGGTGAATGCGGGAAAGCATTCAGGTACAAATCCTTATTTGCCATACACCAGAGATACCATACTGGAAAAACATACGAGTTTGGTCAATGTGTAAAATCCCTTAGGCAGACACCAACCCTGAATGAACATGGAAAGACTCACAGTGCATCCAGACAGTACACGTGCAGCAAATGTGGGAAGTCCTTAGGCCGTAAATCTGTCCTCATTGATCCCCAGGGATGGCACAGTGGAGTGAAGAGTTATGTTTGCAGTGGATGTGCAAAAGCTGTTAGCTGTAGCTCAGTGTTGATTACTCATAGTGTTGAGTCTGGAGAAGGGTTTTATAAGTGTCGtggctgtgcaaaatcttttccCTCTATGTCTGCCCTCTCATATCATCAGAAATCTCATGCAGGGAAAAGACGGTATGAGTGCAGTGATTGTGCGAAATCTTTTACCAGTAGTTCTGCCCTCCGTTCTCACCAGATAGTTCACACTGGTCAAAAGCCTTATAAATGCAGTGCATGTGGGAAATCTTTTGTTCGTAATTCTTCCCTACGTTATCACCAGGCAATTCATAGTGGAGAAAGGCCGTTTGAGTGTAACGAATGTGGCAAATCTTTTATGAGTAGTAATGGCCTCCGGTATCACCATAATGTTCACAACGGAGTGAAGCCTTATAAGTGCCATGAATGTGGCAAATCTTTTATGAGTAGTTCTTGCCTTCGTTTACATCAGACCattcacactggagaaaagccTTATAAGTGTGATGAGTGTGGGAAATCCCTTGCTAGTAGTTATTCCCTCCGTTCCCACCAGAGACTTCAtactggagaaaggccttatgtGTGTAttgaatgtgggaaatcctttCTCCATAAAGTTACCCTTAGTAAACACATAAAGCTTCACTCAGGTGAACGGCCTTATgagtgtaatgaatgtgggaaatcttttactACTAGATATACCCTCCGTTATCACCAGCGAATTCATACTGGACAAAAGCCTTATCAGTGCattgaatgtgggaaatcttgtACTACTAGTTCTGACCTCCGTAGTCAccagagagttcacactggagaaaggccttatgagtgcagtgaatgtgggaaatcttttactCGTAATTCTGCCTTCCGTTATCACCAGAGacttcacactggagaaaggccttatgagtgctgtgaatgtgggaaatcttaTACTAGTAGTGCTGCCCTCCGTTCACACCAGAGTGTTCACACTGGACAAAAGCCTTATGAATGctgtgaatgtgggaaatcttttaccACTAGTTCTGCCCTCCGTTATCACCAGAGATTTCACACTGGACTAAAGCCTTATAAGTGCAGCGAATGTGGCAAATCTTTTACCACTAGTAAACAGCTCCGTGTTCACCAGGTAGTTCACAGTGGAGAGAGGCCTTATGAATGCCCTGAATGTAGCAAATCCTTTTCACGAAAACATACACTCAATACACACAAAAAGCTTCACTCAGGTGAACGGCCTTATgagtgtaatgaatgtgggaaatcaTTTACTGTTAGTTCTACCCTCCGTTTGCACCAGAGACTTCAtactggagaaaggccttatgcgtgtaatgaatgtgggaaatcttttactGGTAGTTCTGCCCTCCGTTCGCACCAGAGtgttcacactggagaaaggccttatgaatgccgtgaatgtgggaaatcttttatcAGTCATAATGGTTTTAGATACCATTGCAATCTTCACACTGcaggaaagatttaa